A genomic segment from Aegilops tauschii subsp. strangulata cultivar AL8/78 chromosome 1, Aet v6.0, whole genome shotgun sequence encodes:
- the LOC109742058 gene encoding uncharacterized protein has protein sequence MPLAKLGFSSYQKCTVAIPMLAYGIPGDMVDEYVRMSETTCLMSMYKFCQAVIEVFGPEYLRQPTAADTKRLLATNAARDFPGMLGSTDCMHWEWKNCPFAWQGQYKGHVNGCTVILKTVALQDLWIWHSFFGMAGSHNDINVLQRSPVFARLAEGHSPPVNFEINGHQYNKGYYLADGIYPQWSIFVKTISKPQGGKRKRFAQMQESVRKDVERAFGVLQSRWGIVRNPALSWDERKLWEVMTACVIMHNMIVKDEHDESIFDQGFDCQGENIEPLHQDPATFEQFVQFHREMRD, from the coding sequence ATGCCCTTGGCAAAGCTTGGATTCTCCTCTTACCAGAAATGCACCGTGGCCATCCCCATGCTTGCATATGGAATTCCAGGCGATATGGTGGATGAGTATGTGCGAATGAGTGAGACAACATGTCTGATGTCAATGTACAAGTTTTGCCAGGCTGTGATCGAGGTGTTTGGCCCAGAATACTTGAGGCAGCCAACTGCCGCTGATACAAAGAGATTGTTGGCGACCAACGCAGCTAGAGACTTTCCAGGCATGCTTGGCAGCACAGATTgtatgcactgggagtggaagaactgtccatttgcttggcagggccaGTACAAGGGGCATGTCAACGGGTGCACTGTCATATTAAAAACGGTGGCATTGCAGGATCTTTGGATATGGCATTCTTTCTTTGGCATGGCAGGttctcacaatgatatcaacgtgctgcaGCGTTCTCCAGTCTTCGCGAGGCTTGCAGAAGGCCACTCCCCACCTGTCAACTTTGAGATCAACGGTCACCAGTACAACAAGGGATACTATCTAGCTGATGGTATATATCCTCAGTGGTCAATTTTTGTGAAGACAATCTCGAAACCCCAAGGTGGGAAGAGAAAGAGATTTGCCCAAATGCAAGAGAGTGTTAGAAAGGATGTAGAACGTGCTTTTGGTGTGCTTCAATCCCGGTGGGGTATCGTTCGAAACCCTGCACTGTCATGGGATGAAAGGAAGctttgggaggtgatgactgcttgtgtgatcatgcacaacatgatcgtcaAGGACGAGCATGATGAGAGTATCTTCGACCAAGGATTTGATTGTCAAGGTGAAAATATTGAGCCCCTGCACCAAGACCCG